The proteins below come from a single Zonotrichia leucophrys gambelii isolate GWCS_2022_RI chromosome 3, RI_Zleu_2.0, whole genome shotgun sequence genomic window:
- the FAM184A gene encoding protein FAM184A isoform X3, with protein MATPGMGWQQSQHSYGGGSAPGAGKLGSGSAQAGLGAEQTADLHFKMSKKIAQLTKVIYALNTKNDEHEAAIQALKDAHEEEIQQILAETREKILQYKSKVAEEMDLKRKIQVLEESLEDHKKMKHQALTEFEAYKDRVEDMQLCAEAQHVQRVVTMSREVEEIRKKFEERLRSFIQLQVQYEKDKRTALEELKAAHRLEIQELLKTHQSQNATLSKGQEKMEELHRLELEDLNNKVEELRLEKKKLIEDYEGKLSKAQSFYEHELDSLKRSQLFTAESLHACKEKEVELRKEFQNQESMLRKNLGKLKTELQMVQDEAASLREKCQKLQVALGTAENNVQVLQKQLDDVKEEEMSLLSKHKEVESELAAARERLQQQATDLVLKASHIGMLQATQMTQEVTIRDLESEKSRLKEKLSQLEEERNLLQSKTQSLDERQRQQILALEKKVNEARETQREYYEKELVKLQARLEGEAAQLKEAHSKTLEELAWKHHTAIEAAHSNANKDKKKLQMELEQQFEKEKLHLEDDKNQLRQQLENVKEELTTKLTSANQEVCRLQDLVRKSEQGLGTAEGHISSLQEAQEILQKELELTRARLRETTDSLYSVEGELDQERQQHEAMIAAMREEEKFKVDRMARDLEIKWTENLRQECNKLREELRLQHEEDKKAAMTQLLQLKEREKNAARDGWQKKVEDLLDQRHCLGEALHKSINNISLLKQNLEMQLSQSQSSLQQLQAQFSQERQRLTQEIQELEEEHQQRHKSLQEAHILAFQNMEETKEQEQKELEERLQQKHSEELHALKETHKQAMEGFKLEMEQELQTLRFELEDEGKAMLASLRSELNHQHAAAIDQLRHNHQQELVAAKMELERSIELGRRQEKEFLCRISELQDELRHRDHHIAELDKEILHLHENISALTKELEFKGKEILRIHSESNQQIRMHEQDLSKKHEKELDVLTADHIREKQSMLADFNKTQELLKEINSALQISLEEMEEKYKNRESRPEDLQLISELKDLIAERDQLIKKLIQKKKNDKSTNRFVSVPNLSALESSGVVGNGHPNRLDPIPNSPIHDIEFSSSKPLPQPMPPKEPKTFLSPPQSDASPVASPDPQRQEWFARYFTF; from the exons GTAATATATGCTTTGAACACTAAAAATGATGAACATGAAGCAGCTATCCAAGCCCTTAAGGATGCTCATGAAGAAGAAATCCAACAAATTCTTGCAGAGACCAGAGAGAAGATCTTGCAGTATAAAAGTAAAGTGGCAGAAGAAATGGATCTCAAGAGAAAGATTCAGGTTTTGGAAGAGTCACTGGAAGATCACAAAAAGATGAAACATCAGGCCTTGACAGAATTTGAAGCATATAAGGATAGAGTTGAAGATATGCAGCTTTGTGCAGAAGCTCAGCATGTCCAACGTGTAGTGACCATGTCAAGGGAAGTAGAAGAGATCAGAAAGAAATTCGAGGAAAGGCTACGAAGTTTCATACAATTGCAAGTACAGTATGAGAAGGACAAGCGTACAGCTCTGGAAGAGTTAAAAGCTGCCCACAGGCTTGAAATTCAAGAACTTCTGAAGACTCATCAGAGTCAGAATGCTACTTTAAGTAAGGGGCAAGAGAAAATGGAGGAGTTGCACAGACTGGAGCTGGAAGACTTGAACAATAAGGTTGAAGAgttaaggctggaaaaaaaaaagctcattgAGGACTATGAAGGCAAACTCAGCAAAGCACAGTCCTTCTATGAGCATGAACTTGACTCTTTGAAAAGATCTCAGCTTTTTACAGCAGAAAGTCTACATGCctgcaaagagaaagaagtggAGCTAAGAAAAGAATTTCAGAACCAGGAAAGTATGTTACGGAAGAATCTGGGGAAACTTAAAACTGAATTGCAGATGGTCCAGGATGAAGCTGCTAGCCTTCGGGAAAAATGCCAAAAACTTCAGGTGGCTCTaggaactgcagaaaacaaCGTTCAG GTTCTTCAAAAACAGCTAGATGATgtgaaggaggaggagatgtCATTGTTAAGCAAACACAAAGAAGTGGAAAGCGAGCTTGCAGCTGCTAGAGAGCGCTTACAGCAGCAGGCCACTGATCTTGTTCTCAAAGCCA gtCACATTGGAATGCTTCAAGCTACTCAAATGACTCAAGAAGTTACAATCAGAGACTTGGAATCAGAAAAGTCTagattaaaggaaaaattgtcccagctggaagaggaaagaaatttattacaaagcaaaacacagagtCTGGATGAGCGACAAAGGCAGCAAATTCTGGCATTGGAGAAG AAAGTAAATGAAGCAAGGGAAACACAACGTGAATATTATGAGAAGGAGCTGGTAAAATTACAAGCAAGATTGGAAGGAGAGGCTGCACAGTTAAAGGAGGCTCATTCCAAGACCTTAGAAGAATTGGCATGGAAACACCATACTGCAATTGAGGCTGCACACAGTAATGCTAATAAGGATAAGAAGAAACTGCAGATG GAGTTGGAGCAGCAGTTTGAGAAGGAGAAACTGCATTTGGAGGATGATAAGAATCAGCTCCGACAGCAGCTGGAAAACGTGAAGGAAGAGCTGACAACGAAGCTGACTTCTGCCAATCAGGAG GTGTGTCGTCTGCAAGACCTAGTACGAAAAAGTGAGCAAGGCCTTGGGACTGCAGAAGGACACATCTCCAGTCTTCAAGAAGCTCAGGAAATACTCCAGAAAGAACTGGAATTAACTAGAGCAAGACTGCGAGAGACCACAGATTCACTGTACAGTGTTGAG GGAGAACTGGATCAAGAGAGACAACAGCATGAGGCAATGATTGCTGCCatgagagaggaggaaaagttcAAAGTTGACAGAATGGCACGTGACTTGGAAATAAAGTGGACAGAAAATCTTCG ACAGGAATGTAATAAGCTTCGTGaagagctgaggctgcagcatgAGGAGGACAAGAAGGCAGCCATGACTCAGTTGTTGCAGCTGAAAGAACgtgaaaaaaatgcagcaagggATGGATGGCAAAAAAAGGTCGAAGATCTTTTAGACCAG CGGCACTGTCTCGGTGAAGCTTTGCATAAATCTATCAACAAT ATCTCCTTACTGAAGCAGAATCTGGAGATGCAGCTTTCCCAGTCCCAGAGCTCTTTGCAACAGCTACAAGCCCAGTTCAGTCAGGAGCGACAGAGACTGACTCAGGAGATCCAGGAATTAGAAGAAGAGCATCAGCAAAGGCATAAGTCACTTCAGGAAGCCCATATCCTTGCCTTCCAAAACATGGAAGAAACAAAAGAGCAAGAACAAAAG GAGTTAGAAGAACGTTTACAACAGAAGCACTCAGAAGAGCTTCATGCACTGaaagaaacacacaaacaaGCCATGGAAGGCTTTAAATTGGAGATGGAACAGGAACTTCAGACTCTACGATTTGAGCTGGAGGATGAAGGAAAAGCTATGTTAG CTTCCTTGCGCTCAGAGCTCAACCACCAACATGCAGCAGCAATTGACCAGCTGAGGCACAACCATCAACAAGAACTGGTAGCTGCCAAAATGGAGCTTGAAAGAAGCATAGAGCTTGGCAGGCGACAG gaaaaagaatttttgtgCCGAATATCAGAGCTACAAGATGAACTGAGACACCGGGACCATCATATAGCTGAACTTGACAAAGAGATTCTGCATCTTCATGAAAATATAAGTGCATTGACAAAGGAATTAGAGtttaaagggaaagaaattcTTAGAATACACAGTGAATCCAACCAACAGATCAG GATGCATGAGCAAGATTTAAGCAAGAAACATGAGAAAGAGCTGGATGTCTTGACAGCAGATCACATCAGAGAGAAACAAAGCATGCTGGCAGATTTTAATAAGACCCAAGAGCTGCTCAAGGAAATTAATTCAGCTTTACAAATTTC TTtagaagaaatggaagaaaaatataaaaacagagAATCAAGACCAGAAGACTTGCAGCTTATCTCAGAACTGAAAGACCTAATTGCAGAGCGGGACCAACTCATAAAGAAATTGATT cAAAAGAAGAAGAACGATAAATCAACAAACAGGTTTGTGAGTGTCCCCAATCTAAGTGCTCTGGAATCTAGCGGAGTGGTGGGCAATGGACATCCAAACCGCCTGGACCCCATTCCTAACTCACCCATCCACGATATTgagttcagcagcagcaaaccactaccACAGCCAATGCCACCCAAAGAGCCCAAGACGTTTTTGAG CCCTCCTCAGAGTGATGCCTCACCAGTGGCTTCCCCAGACCCACAACGCCAGG
- the FAM184A gene encoding protein FAM184A isoform X1 encodes MATPGMGWQQSQHSYGGGSAPGAGKLGSGSAQAGLGAEQTADLHFKMSKKIAQLTKVIYALNTKNDEHEAAIQALKDAHEEEIQQILAETREKILQYKSKVAEEMDLKRKIQVLEESLEDHKKMKHQALTEFEAYKDRVEDMQLCAEAQHVQRVVTMSREVEEIRKKFEERLRSFIQLQVQYEKDKRTALEELKAAHRLEIQELLKTHQSQNATLSKGQEKMEELHRLELEDLNNKVEELRLEKKKLIEDYEGKLSKAQSFYEHELDSLKRSQLFTAESLHACKEKEVELRKEFQNQESMLRKNLGKLKTELQMVQDEAASLREKCQKLQVALGTAENNVQVLQKQLDDVKEEEMSLLSKHKEVESELAAARERLQQQATDLVLKASHIGMLQATQMTQEVTIRDLESEKSRLKEKLSQLEEERNLLQSKTQSLDERQRQQILALEKKVNEARETQREYYEKELVKLQARLEGEAAQLKEAHSKTLEELAWKHHTAIEAAHSNANKDKKKLQMELEQQFEKEKLHLEDDKNQLRQQLENVKEELTTKLTSANQEVCRLQDLVRKSEQGLGTAEGHISSLQEAQEILQKELELTRARLRETTDSLYSVEGELDQERQQHEAMIAAMREEEKFKVDRMARDLEIKWTENLRQECNKLREELRLQHEEDKKAAMTQLLQLKEREKNAARDGWQKKVEDLLDQRHCLGEALHKSINNISLLKQNLEMQLSQSQSSLQQLQAQFSQERQRLTQEIQELEEEHQQRHKSLQEAHILAFQNMEETKEQEQKELEERLQQKHSEELHALKETHKQAMEGFKLEMEQELQTLRFELEDEGKAMLASLRSELNHQHAAAIDQLRHNHQQELVAAKMELERSIELGRRQEKEFLCRISELQDELRHRDHHIAELDKEILHLHENISALTKELEFKGKEILRIHSESNQQIRMHEQDLSKKHEKELDVLTADHIREKQSMLADFNKTQELLKEINSALQISLEEMEEKYKNRESRPEDLQLISELKDLIAERDQLIKKLIEDKKFYQLELVNRETNYNKMFNASPNVGVINPLVKQKKKNDKSTNRFVSVPNLSALESSGVVGNGHPNRLDPIPNSPIHDIEFSSSKPLPQPMPPKEPKTFLSPPQSDASPVASPDPQRQEWFARYFTF; translated from the exons GTAATATATGCTTTGAACACTAAAAATGATGAACATGAAGCAGCTATCCAAGCCCTTAAGGATGCTCATGAAGAAGAAATCCAACAAATTCTTGCAGAGACCAGAGAGAAGATCTTGCAGTATAAAAGTAAAGTGGCAGAAGAAATGGATCTCAAGAGAAAGATTCAGGTTTTGGAAGAGTCACTGGAAGATCACAAAAAGATGAAACATCAGGCCTTGACAGAATTTGAAGCATATAAGGATAGAGTTGAAGATATGCAGCTTTGTGCAGAAGCTCAGCATGTCCAACGTGTAGTGACCATGTCAAGGGAAGTAGAAGAGATCAGAAAGAAATTCGAGGAAAGGCTACGAAGTTTCATACAATTGCAAGTACAGTATGAGAAGGACAAGCGTACAGCTCTGGAAGAGTTAAAAGCTGCCCACAGGCTTGAAATTCAAGAACTTCTGAAGACTCATCAGAGTCAGAATGCTACTTTAAGTAAGGGGCAAGAGAAAATGGAGGAGTTGCACAGACTGGAGCTGGAAGACTTGAACAATAAGGTTGAAGAgttaaggctggaaaaaaaaaagctcattgAGGACTATGAAGGCAAACTCAGCAAAGCACAGTCCTTCTATGAGCATGAACTTGACTCTTTGAAAAGATCTCAGCTTTTTACAGCAGAAAGTCTACATGCctgcaaagagaaagaagtggAGCTAAGAAAAGAATTTCAGAACCAGGAAAGTATGTTACGGAAGAATCTGGGGAAACTTAAAACTGAATTGCAGATGGTCCAGGATGAAGCTGCTAGCCTTCGGGAAAAATGCCAAAAACTTCAGGTGGCTCTaggaactgcagaaaacaaCGTTCAG GTTCTTCAAAAACAGCTAGATGATgtgaaggaggaggagatgtCATTGTTAAGCAAACACAAAGAAGTGGAAAGCGAGCTTGCAGCTGCTAGAGAGCGCTTACAGCAGCAGGCCACTGATCTTGTTCTCAAAGCCA gtCACATTGGAATGCTTCAAGCTACTCAAATGACTCAAGAAGTTACAATCAGAGACTTGGAATCAGAAAAGTCTagattaaaggaaaaattgtcccagctggaagaggaaagaaatttattacaaagcaaaacacagagtCTGGATGAGCGACAAAGGCAGCAAATTCTGGCATTGGAGAAG AAAGTAAATGAAGCAAGGGAAACACAACGTGAATATTATGAGAAGGAGCTGGTAAAATTACAAGCAAGATTGGAAGGAGAGGCTGCACAGTTAAAGGAGGCTCATTCCAAGACCTTAGAAGAATTGGCATGGAAACACCATACTGCAATTGAGGCTGCACACAGTAATGCTAATAAGGATAAGAAGAAACTGCAGATG GAGTTGGAGCAGCAGTTTGAGAAGGAGAAACTGCATTTGGAGGATGATAAGAATCAGCTCCGACAGCAGCTGGAAAACGTGAAGGAAGAGCTGACAACGAAGCTGACTTCTGCCAATCAGGAG GTGTGTCGTCTGCAAGACCTAGTACGAAAAAGTGAGCAAGGCCTTGGGACTGCAGAAGGACACATCTCCAGTCTTCAAGAAGCTCAGGAAATACTCCAGAAAGAACTGGAATTAACTAGAGCAAGACTGCGAGAGACCACAGATTCACTGTACAGTGTTGAG GGAGAACTGGATCAAGAGAGACAACAGCATGAGGCAATGATTGCTGCCatgagagaggaggaaaagttcAAAGTTGACAGAATGGCACGTGACTTGGAAATAAAGTGGACAGAAAATCTTCG ACAGGAATGTAATAAGCTTCGTGaagagctgaggctgcagcatgAGGAGGACAAGAAGGCAGCCATGACTCAGTTGTTGCAGCTGAAAGAACgtgaaaaaaatgcagcaagggATGGATGGCAAAAAAAGGTCGAAGATCTTTTAGACCAG CGGCACTGTCTCGGTGAAGCTTTGCATAAATCTATCAACAAT ATCTCCTTACTGAAGCAGAATCTGGAGATGCAGCTTTCCCAGTCCCAGAGCTCTTTGCAACAGCTACAAGCCCAGTTCAGTCAGGAGCGACAGAGACTGACTCAGGAGATCCAGGAATTAGAAGAAGAGCATCAGCAAAGGCATAAGTCACTTCAGGAAGCCCATATCCTTGCCTTCCAAAACATGGAAGAAACAAAAGAGCAAGAACAAAAG GAGTTAGAAGAACGTTTACAACAGAAGCACTCAGAAGAGCTTCATGCACTGaaagaaacacacaaacaaGCCATGGAAGGCTTTAAATTGGAGATGGAACAGGAACTTCAGACTCTACGATTTGAGCTGGAGGATGAAGGAAAAGCTATGTTAG CTTCCTTGCGCTCAGAGCTCAACCACCAACATGCAGCAGCAATTGACCAGCTGAGGCACAACCATCAACAAGAACTGGTAGCTGCCAAAATGGAGCTTGAAAGAAGCATAGAGCTTGGCAGGCGACAG gaaaaagaatttttgtgCCGAATATCAGAGCTACAAGATGAACTGAGACACCGGGACCATCATATAGCTGAACTTGACAAAGAGATTCTGCATCTTCATGAAAATATAAGTGCATTGACAAAGGAATTAGAGtttaaagggaaagaaattcTTAGAATACACAGTGAATCCAACCAACAGATCAG GATGCATGAGCAAGATTTAAGCAAGAAACATGAGAAAGAGCTGGATGTCTTGACAGCAGATCACATCAGAGAGAAACAAAGCATGCTGGCAGATTTTAATAAGACCCAAGAGCTGCTCAAGGAAATTAATTCAGCTTTACAAATTTC TTtagaagaaatggaagaaaaatataaaaacagagAATCAAGACCAGAAGACTTGCAGCTTATCTCAGAACTGAAAGACCTAATTGCAGAGCGGGACCAACTCATAAAGAAATTGATT GAGGACAAAAAGTTCTATCAGCTGGAGCTAGTAAACAGGGAGACTAACTACAACAAAATGTTTAATGCAAGCCCTAATGTTGGTGTTATTAATCCATTGGTGAAG cAAAAGAAGAAGAACGATAAATCAACAAACAGGTTTGTGAGTGTCCCCAATCTAAGTGCTCTGGAATCTAGCGGAGTGGTGGGCAATGGACATCCAAACCGCCTGGACCCCATTCCTAACTCACCCATCCACGATATTgagttcagcagcagcaaaccactaccACAGCCAATGCCACCCAAAGAGCCCAAGACGTTTTTGAG CCCTCCTCAGAGTGATGCCTCACCAGTGGCTTCCCCAGACCCACAACGCCAGG
- the FAM184A gene encoding protein FAM184A isoform X6 — protein MATPGMGWQQSQHSYGGGSAPGAGKLGSGSAQAGLGAEQTADLHFKMSKKIAQLTKVIYALNTKNDEHEAAIQALKDAHEEEIQQILAETREKILQYKSKVAEEMDLKRKIQVLEESLEDHKKMKHQALTEFEAYKDRVEDMQLCAEAQHVQRVVTMSREVEEIRKKFEERLRSFIQLQVQYEKDKRTALEELKAAHRLEIQELLKTHQSQNATLSKGQEKMEELHRLELEDLNNKVEELRLEKKKLIEDYEGKLSKAQSFYEHELDSLKRSQLFTAESLHACKEKEVELRKEFQNQESMLRKNLGKLKTELQMVQDEAASLREKCQKLQVALGTAENNVQVLQKQLDDVKEEEMSLLSKHKEVESELAAARERLQQQATDLVLKASHIGMLQATQMTQEVTIRDLESEKSRLKEKLSQLEEERNLLQSKTQSLDERQRQQILALEKKVNEARETQREYYEKELVKLQARLEGEAAQLKEAHSKTLEELAWKHHTAIEAAHSNANKDKKKLQMELEQQFEKEKLHLEDDKNQLRQQLENVKEELTTKLTSANQEVCRLQDLVRKSEQGLGTAEGHISSLQEAQEILQKELELTRARLRETTDSLYSVEGELDQERQQHEAMIAAMREEEKFKVDRMARDLEIKWTENLRQECNKLREELRLQHEEDKKAAMTQLLQLKEREKNAARDGWQKKVEDLLDQISLLKQNLEMQLSQSQSSLQQLQAQFSQERQRLTQEIQELEEEHQQRHKSLQEAHILAFQNMEETKEQEQKELEERLQQKHSEELHALKETHKQAMEGFKLEMEQELQTLRFELEDEGKAMLASLRSELNHQHAAAIDQLRHNHQQELVAAKMELERSIELGRRQEKEFLCRISELQDELRHRDHHIAELDKEILHLHENISALTKELEFKGKEILRIHSESNQQISLEEMEEKYKNRESRPEDLQLISELKDLIAERDQLIKKLIQKKKNDKSTNRFVSVPNLSALESSGVVGNGHPNRLDPIPNSPIHDIEFSSSKPLPQPMPPKEPKTFLSPPQSDASPVASPDPQRQEWFARYFTF, from the exons GTAATATATGCTTTGAACACTAAAAATGATGAACATGAAGCAGCTATCCAAGCCCTTAAGGATGCTCATGAAGAAGAAATCCAACAAATTCTTGCAGAGACCAGAGAGAAGATCTTGCAGTATAAAAGTAAAGTGGCAGAAGAAATGGATCTCAAGAGAAAGATTCAGGTTTTGGAAGAGTCACTGGAAGATCACAAAAAGATGAAACATCAGGCCTTGACAGAATTTGAAGCATATAAGGATAGAGTTGAAGATATGCAGCTTTGTGCAGAAGCTCAGCATGTCCAACGTGTAGTGACCATGTCAAGGGAAGTAGAAGAGATCAGAAAGAAATTCGAGGAAAGGCTACGAAGTTTCATACAATTGCAAGTACAGTATGAGAAGGACAAGCGTACAGCTCTGGAAGAGTTAAAAGCTGCCCACAGGCTTGAAATTCAAGAACTTCTGAAGACTCATCAGAGTCAGAATGCTACTTTAAGTAAGGGGCAAGAGAAAATGGAGGAGTTGCACAGACTGGAGCTGGAAGACTTGAACAATAAGGTTGAAGAgttaaggctggaaaaaaaaaagctcattgAGGACTATGAAGGCAAACTCAGCAAAGCACAGTCCTTCTATGAGCATGAACTTGACTCTTTGAAAAGATCTCAGCTTTTTACAGCAGAAAGTCTACATGCctgcaaagagaaagaagtggAGCTAAGAAAAGAATTTCAGAACCAGGAAAGTATGTTACGGAAGAATCTGGGGAAACTTAAAACTGAATTGCAGATGGTCCAGGATGAAGCTGCTAGCCTTCGGGAAAAATGCCAAAAACTTCAGGTGGCTCTaggaactgcagaaaacaaCGTTCAG GTTCTTCAAAAACAGCTAGATGATgtgaaggaggaggagatgtCATTGTTAAGCAAACACAAAGAAGTGGAAAGCGAGCTTGCAGCTGCTAGAGAGCGCTTACAGCAGCAGGCCACTGATCTTGTTCTCAAAGCCA gtCACATTGGAATGCTTCAAGCTACTCAAATGACTCAAGAAGTTACAATCAGAGACTTGGAATCAGAAAAGTCTagattaaaggaaaaattgtcccagctggaagaggaaagaaatttattacaaagcaaaacacagagtCTGGATGAGCGACAAAGGCAGCAAATTCTGGCATTGGAGAAG AAAGTAAATGAAGCAAGGGAAACACAACGTGAATATTATGAGAAGGAGCTGGTAAAATTACAAGCAAGATTGGAAGGAGAGGCTGCACAGTTAAAGGAGGCTCATTCCAAGACCTTAGAAGAATTGGCATGGAAACACCATACTGCAATTGAGGCTGCACACAGTAATGCTAATAAGGATAAGAAGAAACTGCAGATG GAGTTGGAGCAGCAGTTTGAGAAGGAGAAACTGCATTTGGAGGATGATAAGAATCAGCTCCGACAGCAGCTGGAAAACGTGAAGGAAGAGCTGACAACGAAGCTGACTTCTGCCAATCAGGAG GTGTGTCGTCTGCAAGACCTAGTACGAAAAAGTGAGCAAGGCCTTGGGACTGCAGAAGGACACATCTCCAGTCTTCAAGAAGCTCAGGAAATACTCCAGAAAGAACTGGAATTAACTAGAGCAAGACTGCGAGAGACCACAGATTCACTGTACAGTGTTGAG GGAGAACTGGATCAAGAGAGACAACAGCATGAGGCAATGATTGCTGCCatgagagaggaggaaaagttcAAAGTTGACAGAATGGCACGTGACTTGGAAATAAAGTGGACAGAAAATCTTCG ACAGGAATGTAATAAGCTTCGTGaagagctgaggctgcagcatgAGGAGGACAAGAAGGCAGCCATGACTCAGTTGTTGCAGCTGAAAGAACgtgaaaaaaatgcagcaagggATGGATGGCAAAAAAAGGTCGAAGATCTTTTAGACCAG ATCTCCTTACTGAAGCAGAATCTGGAGATGCAGCTTTCCCAGTCCCAGAGCTCTTTGCAACAGCTACAAGCCCAGTTCAGTCAGGAGCGACAGAGACTGACTCAGGAGATCCAGGAATTAGAAGAAGAGCATCAGCAAAGGCATAAGTCACTTCAGGAAGCCCATATCCTTGCCTTCCAAAACATGGAAGAAACAAAAGAGCAAGAACAAAAG GAGTTAGAAGAACGTTTACAACAGAAGCACTCAGAAGAGCTTCATGCACTGaaagaaacacacaaacaaGCCATGGAAGGCTTTAAATTGGAGATGGAACAGGAACTTCAGACTCTACGATTTGAGCTGGAGGATGAAGGAAAAGCTATGTTAG CTTCCTTGCGCTCAGAGCTCAACCACCAACATGCAGCAGCAATTGACCAGCTGAGGCACAACCATCAACAAGAACTGGTAGCTGCCAAAATGGAGCTTGAAAGAAGCATAGAGCTTGGCAGGCGACAG gaaaaagaatttttgtgCCGAATATCAGAGCTACAAGATGAACTGAGACACCGGGACCATCATATAGCTGAACTTGACAAAGAGATTCTGCATCTTCATGAAAATATAAGTGCATTGACAAAGGAATTAGAGtttaaagggaaagaaattcTTAGAATACACAGTGAATCCAACCAACAGATCAG TTtagaagaaatggaagaaaaatataaaaacagagAATCAAGACCAGAAGACTTGCAGCTTATCTCAGAACTGAAAGACCTAATTGCAGAGCGGGACCAACTCATAAAGAAATTGATT cAAAAGAAGAAGAACGATAAATCAACAAACAGGTTTGTGAGTGTCCCCAATCTAAGTGCTCTGGAATCTAGCGGAGTGGTGGGCAATGGACATCCAAACCGCCTGGACCCCATTCCTAACTCACCCATCCACGATATTgagttcagcagcagcaaaccactaccACAGCCAATGCCACCCAAAGAGCCCAAGACGTTTTTGAG CCCTCCTCAGAGTGATGCCTCACCAGTGGCTTCCCCAGACCCACAACGCCAGG